The stretch of DNA ATTGTTACCGAACGTGATAGTGAACCAGCGTAGTCCCCACGTATACATACATTCATTGATATTGTGCCTTCTATTGTTACCGAACGTGATAGTGAACCAGCGTAGTCCGCACGTATACATACATTCATTGATATTGTGCCTTCTATTGTTACCGAACGTGATAGTGAACCAGCGTAGTCCGCACGTATACATACATTCATTGATATTGTGCCTTCTATTGTTACCGAACGTGATAGTGAACCAGCGTAGTCCGCACGTATACATACATTCATTGATATTGTGCCTTCTATTGTTACCGAACGTAAGCATGTCGTAGTTCTGTGGTCTTTACATGGAGGTGTAACCGATAACGTGGCAATATGTTTGAATTCAGTAATCAAAATATGCAgttcttattttcattttgtcaattaaTTCACACATTTAATCTGGACATGAATAAATGCATAATGAAATTAGATTATATTGGGGAACAGATGAAGTTTCAAAGCTGTTTTAAGAACAAAATGAACTAAAACAACaagaacaacaacaacaacaacaaacaaacaaacaaaaaaaaaaaaaacaaaaaaaaagaataaagaaaaaacaaattaaaaacaaaaacaatctcTGCCCCGTCCACAGTTAGACTATTATTATATAACGGAAAGAAACAGAAGGGACACATCACGTGAAATGATCATTGAAAATGAAGCAaggtaaaatttttaaaaaaaattggaaaacCTGCCATAACTTGCATATTTCAGCATTATTGTTTTGCGATCgtaggaaaaaaataattagctTACCACGTAGGAAAAAATAATTAGCTTACCACTAGATATAATATTGTTTGGCAGAAGAACAAGGACAATAATTGGCACATGTACTTCATGTGTCATTAACTTATCAAAACAGTCTAGTTGTGTATAGACATGGCTCATTTCTCTCCAGAACCCTCCAGAATTTATCTTTATAATACAGggatttaagaaaataaaatgaacattgcttaaatctgtaaatataattgtaaaaatatccattttgtttgtgtttgttatCTCATAAAATGATTGATATAGTCTATACATGATTATTTATCTATTCTGGTCTATCTCATTTCAAGGGCGTAGAAAAATAAACGGTAACAAATCGTCTAtctgaaattattttgttaattgttaCTTAAGCGGGACAGTTGTTAATTGTTACTTAAGTGGGACAGTATCTATTGGCTATCAACTGATCGATAATGGTTATTAGCGTATTGTTAGTAACATGTATTCACCGAGATCAAAATCTCAACAGCATATACCAGTTCGTTTCTCAGAACCGAGAGAAAAATAGAGATAGAATCCGAAGACCAATTGTCGGTTAAATCTGTGATAGCCCCTATCCCACTGAAAAAAATGAGACCAAAGAAATGTTTAACGATTTAAAGAGGTGGATATTTATTAAAGTTATAGGATAACTTCATCATTATATAAACAATGGAATTGTAGAATGAATACTGGATTACACTACTACTGGCCATGTTTGCCTATCTGCCCGGCTTGGTCACGCTGTGTCTATATGACGGGAGGCAGAAATTTCAATGAGCGATGCGGCGCGGGGGAGGGGGTAACCCTGGGGAGGTACATCTTAGTAATTGGATAGTTTCTGAACTGAATAGACGCAAGGACACGCCCCCTCGTAATATATAATCAAAAAGTTGTACATAAAACTACACACCCCAGATAGACCTACAATATGCAGCGACCACCGGGGATACTTTCTCCTTTTTAATTATTCATAAATAACGTGAAAATTGGTCCAGCTAAAGAAAAATGTTCGCTCGCTATCTGGGTAATAGCACCGGTGACTGatatgtatatcattaataAGGAAGATCGAGTCACGTGATTACTAACACACGTCACTCATTAGTTGATGGTCGAttctaatttatttatttgggGAGCATACCATAAGTTCCGGAACAGGTATCCGTGGTTTTATTTGCTTGTTTGAGCCCTGAGAAGGACAGATCATGAGAATATTACTTGAAGGATCTTCATAAACACAGGAAGTGATTACAACAAACTGTGAGAGAAGGACTCaattttcattcataaaaacaattttgGGATATCTTGGATTAGTACAAAGTTCTCGTATAATTTATTTCTTCCAGAAGAAGGAACAGTATATTTCGCATATTCTCTTATTCCTGCGTATGTTTATATACCCCACTGTGTGAGAAAGTCTCggttttcattcataaaaataattgcGGAATACAGTGGATTAAATTCAGGAGGCCTGTATGATACATTAATATAACGAGAACAAACTGCCTTGGGAAATATCACTTCTCCGGGTTGATACATCACCGTACCCACCTGAAAACAGGTCAGTAATTGTATATTACTATAACCAGAACAGACTATGTTTCACATGTATCTGAAATCCTCTCGATGTTAATGGATTAATCAGCCGATGCGGACATACCGTATTGAAGACTCTGATAAATAAATGGATTTGAAGTCCTAAGGGCTTAAGTAACAGCATCTGAAGATATTAAACCAAGTCCTGGTACATCTAATTCACGGTTAGATGTACTTACACCGGTCCCTTATCTCAAGAATTGAGCGGAAAAAACAGGAGTGTTGAAAGACAAGTCTCATTATTACCGAACATTTCTGAACATATCGTGAACCATATTTCAGTGATTTGGAACTGAGATGACAGCGTATGCAGACTAGAAGATAAAATTGTCTACGGTATAATTCAAACTTCCGTTATAGTACCATATCATTGTGGAtattatttttgacaaataCCTTCTGTTGGATATAGAAAACATTCTCAAACTTGTCAAAGGTTCGTGCCGTTTGATAAAAGCATACAAGTTTGGGATTAACAATGTGAAATAGATTGAAACAATTTGtgtttaaattaaatttgaCGCCAAGTTTAAGAGAAAAAGCATTACCAATTCAAAAACTTCCAAAATGGACACGTCAGAAGGAATTCCATACCCAACGAATTTGAAGGAATGTCTTGAGAGCCAGGGCGAGAAAATCCATAAATTTCCAAAACCTTTTTTCTGTAATGCCACATGGGATACGGTTCTGTGTTGGCCACCAACGCTCAAAGGGGTCACCTTCAAAATCGCCTGTCCGGAATACCTCGGAGTTGGACCGGACAAGTTTGCCTACAAAACTTGCGGTAGTAATGGGAAATGGGAAGGCGTACATCCGGGTTACAAGGAATATCCAGATTGGGAGCCTGGATGGACAAACTACAGTGAGTGCGCCGGTGTTATTTACGAAACTATCACTGAAAATAATGACACTTCCGATGTAAATGTTTCCGAAGCGGCACCTATAAGTTTTGGAACGCTCCCCTTGGACTACGATGGAGCCGATATTCTCGCTTGTGTCCTTTTGTCAATGTCCATTATATTCACAATGGCGGCTATTGGAATCTCATGCTTTTCAAAGGGAATACAAGCAACTCGAGTTCGACTTTATCGGAATTTATTTGCCGCATTTCTTTTTCACGACATTCTCGATCTCGTCATGAATATCGGACGCATTTTACAGAGCAGTGACGTCATAAATGACGTAAAGCCGTGTGTGGCGATGGGAGTACTCGTTACACTGACGTCATCGGCCATTTTTGTTTGGTTGTTCATCCTCGGAGTATATTATCTCCTGACCATGCAGAGTTTTGTGATCGAGAGAAGAATGTATTTTGTGCTCTGCCTTCTAGGTTGGTTCGTCCCAACAGTAATTACGATCAC from Argopecten irradians isolate NY chromosome 15, Ai_NY, whole genome shotgun sequence encodes:
- the LOC138308477 gene encoding PDF receptor-like, encoding MDTSEGIPYPTNLKECLESQGEKIHKFPKPFFCNATWDTVLCWPPTLKGVTFKIACPEYLGVGPDKFAYKTCGSNGKWEGVHPGYKEYPDWEPGWTNYSECAGVIYETITENNDTSDVNVSEAAPISFGTLPLDYDGADILACVLLSMSIIFTMAAIGISCFSKGIQATRVRLYRNLFAAFLFHDILDLVMNIGRILQSSDVINDVKPCVAMGVLVTLTSSAIFVWLFILGVYYLLTMQSFVIERRMYFVLCLLGWFVPTVITITWLSITVIYGKTYCWFGELFIATLQSSFWIIEANNMLFLALTWFFILYFLCKYDDQETQRRHNENKELAVELGSIRSSAIKIVIILAFVTVAYIVYMAFAHNTGSEVLAYLFVLTVYSRGVLTPIFLCYFDENSHCWDGFYNVITTDNVEDSDGASTSSMSI